The Amycolatopsis solani genome has a window encoding:
- a CDS encoding response regulator transcription factor yields the protein MTIRVLLVDDHAVVRRGLRAFVETEPELSVLGEAADGARALDLLAQWRTLGEPLPDVVLMDLRMPVLDGIGATERIVSRFPGIRVVVLTSFGEVERVHNALAAGAAGYLLKDAEPAEVAAAIRAAARGEVHLDAAVAGQLVRRISAPRIGLTALTAREREILTLVARGYPNRAIAERLVISERTARTHVSNVLGKLQLASRTQAALFAIREGLIPPPG from the coding sequence ATGACCATCCGCGTCCTGCTGGTGGACGACCACGCCGTGGTCCGGCGTGGGTTGCGGGCCTTCGTGGAGACCGAGCCGGAGCTGTCGGTGCTCGGTGAGGCGGCCGACGGCGCGCGGGCGCTCGACCTGCTGGCGCAGTGGCGGACCCTCGGCGAGCCGCTGCCGGACGTCGTGCTGATGGACCTGCGCATGCCGGTGCTGGACGGGATCGGGGCCACCGAACGGATCGTCAGCCGGTTCCCCGGCATCCGGGTGGTGGTGCTGACCAGCTTCGGCGAAGTCGAGCGGGTCCACAACGCACTGGCGGCGGGCGCGGCGGGCTACCTGCTCAAGGACGCCGAGCCGGCCGAGGTGGCCGCGGCGATCCGGGCCGCCGCGCGGGGCGAGGTGCACCTTGACGCCGCCGTCGCCGGGCAGCTGGTCCGCCGGATTTCGGCGCCCCGCATCGGGTTGACCGCCCTCACCGCGCGGGAACGGGAGATCCTGACGCTGGTCGCGCGCGGCTACCCCAACCGCGCGATCGCCGAGCGCCTGGTGATCAGCGAACGCACGGCCCGCACCCACGTCAGCAACGTGCTCGGCAAGCTGCAGCTGGCGTCACGCACACAGGCGGCGCTGTTCGCGATCCGCGAGGGGCTGATCCCGCCGCCCGGCTGA
- a CDS encoding fumarylacetoacetate hydrolase family protein — translation MRFATVAGAGGQVRCGVVRDDTLLRLPAGTTVLDLLRTDGLADAGARAVADGDAVPLAGVRLLPPVEAPTVRDFVAFEEHVEGMTAGAGVGAEWYEAPTFYFTNPYALVGAHDDVAVPPGCSRLDFECEVAAVIGRGGADIAPADATAHIAGYTIFNDWSARDLQVREMAVRLGPCKGKDFATTLGPVLVTADELEPYRDADGFLALGMTVAVNGTEIGRDLLSNMGWPFEDLVAYASRGTEVRPGDVLGSGTCGNGGCLAELWGRGRTDLPPLRPGDVVTMTVEGLGTLRNTVVAGGEPHPIAYARPRPRTRP, via the coding sequence ATGCGCTTCGCCACGGTCGCCGGGGCCGGCGGGCAGGTGCGGTGCGGGGTCGTGCGGGACGACACGCTGCTGCGCCTCCCGGCCGGGACCACGGTGCTCGACCTGCTCCGCACCGACGGGCTCGCCGACGCCGGAGCCCGTGCCGTGGCCGACGGCGACGCCGTCCCGCTGGCCGGCGTGCGGCTGCTACCCCCGGTCGAGGCGCCGACGGTGCGCGACTTCGTCGCGTTCGAGGAGCACGTCGAGGGGATGACGGCCGGGGCCGGGGTGGGCGCGGAATGGTACGAGGCACCGACGTTCTACTTCACCAACCCGTACGCGCTCGTCGGCGCGCACGACGACGTGGCCGTGCCGCCCGGCTGCTCCCGGCTGGACTTCGAGTGCGAGGTCGCGGCGGTCATCGGCCGGGGCGGCGCCGACATCGCCCCCGCCGACGCGACCGCCCACATCGCCGGCTACACGATCTTCAACGACTGGTCGGCGCGCGACCTCCAGGTCCGCGAGATGGCCGTGCGCCTCGGGCCCTGCAAGGGAAAGGACTTCGCCACGACGCTCGGCCCCGTCCTCGTGACGGCCGACGAGCTCGAGCCGTACCGCGACGCCGACGGCTTCCTCGCGCTCGGCATGACGGTCGCGGTCAACGGCACGGAGATCGGCCGTGACCTGCTTTCGAACATGGGCTGGCCGTTCGAGGACCTGGTCGCCTACGCCAGCCGCGGAACGGAGGTCCGTCCCGGCGACGTGCTGGGCTCCGGCACCTGCGGCAACGGCGGCTGCCTCGCCGAACTGTGGGGCCGCGGCCGCACCGATCTCCCGCCGCTGCGGCCCGGAGACGTGGTCACGATGACGGTGGAGGGGCTCGGCACCCTCCGCAACACCGTCGTGGCCGGAGGCGAACCGCACCCGATCGCGTACGCCCGGCCCCGCCCCCGCACGCGCCCATGA
- a CDS encoding MBL fold metallo-hydrolase, translating to MSDDAVGDPRVEDLGGGIYAYVQPDGGWMINNTGMLVGRSGTVAVDTCSTERRTRAFAAAMRAVSPGPVHTLVNTHSHPDHTAGNGWLPGATIVAHENTRSEMLAMAATPPLTGIFEEIDEGSLPPAPPFLTYREGVTLWVDDLRCEVRHVGTPAHTTNDSVIWVPERSVLFAGDLLFAGGTPFLLSGSVSGSIAVLEDVIPAFGATTIVPGHGPVCGPEVIDDALGYMRFVQEVAKQGVAAGLSPLEAARQCDLGPYAGWLDSERIAGNLHRAYAEENGAAPGARIDVPGAFRDMVAYNGGRPLTCRA from the coding sequence ATGAGTGACGACGCTGTGGGCGATCCCCGGGTCGAGGACCTGGGTGGCGGCATCTACGCCTACGTGCAACCCGACGGCGGCTGGATGATCAACAACACCGGGATGCTCGTCGGGCGGTCCGGCACGGTCGCCGTCGACACCTGCTCGACGGAGCGGCGCACCCGCGCGTTCGCCGCCGCCATGCGGGCCGTGTCGCCGGGACCGGTGCACACCCTCGTCAACACGCACAGCCATCCCGACCACACCGCAGGCAACGGATGGCTGCCCGGGGCCACGATCGTCGCGCACGAGAACACCCGGTCCGAAATGCTCGCCATGGCCGCCACGCCACCACTGACCGGGATCTTCGAGGAGATCGACGAGGGCTCGCTCCCGCCTGCACCCCCGTTTTTGACCTACCGCGAGGGCGTCACGTTGTGGGTCGACGACCTGCGCTGCGAGGTCCGCCACGTGGGCACTCCGGCGCACACCACGAACGACTCGGTCATCTGGGTGCCGGAGCGGTCCGTGCTGTTCGCCGGCGACCTGCTGTTCGCCGGCGGAACACCGTTCCTGCTCTCCGGTTCGGTTTCCGGCTCGATCGCGGTCCTCGAGGACGTGATCCCCGCGTTCGGCGCCACGACGATCGTGCCCGGCCACGGTCCGGTGTGCGGCCCCGAGGTCATCGACGACGCGCTGGGGTACATGCGTTTCGTCCAGGAGGTCGCGAAGCAGGGTGTCGCGGCCGGGCTCTCGCCGCTGGAAGCCGCCCGTCAGTGCGACCTCGGTCCGTACGCCGGCTGGCTCGACAGCGAGCGCATCGCCGGCAACCTGCACCGCGCCTACGCCGAGGAGAACGGTGCCGCGCCGGGCGCCCGCATCGACGTCCCGGGCGCGTTCCGCGACATGGTCGCCTACAACGGCGGCCGCCCGCTGACCTGCCGGGCGTGA
- a CDS encoding VOC family protein, which translates to MPDTAAPRLITHLRHVDIAVPDLAVQQAFYTGQWGLTEVATDSGLSFLAAEGSPEQYVVRLRQSADKRIDLIAFGAATPADVDALAVRLARDGVTLVSEPGTLATPGGGYGFRFFDNEGRTVEISADVTERTHRRVEEGESIPVRLSHVVVNSADPEGTVAFYERHLGFALSDVLTHPRMGNMMWFLRCNPWHHSFAVARGPHPSLHHASFELRGIDEYMRGTGRLLRAGVEKIWGPGRHKAGNNTFSYFLDPQGNTVEYTTELERLDEDTWHPGLHDFSDPEVSDQWGTANRMDEFVARKSFNDPDQGLFLAPPV; encoded by the coding sequence ATGCCGGACACCGCGGCACCACGCCTGATCACGCACCTGCGGCACGTCGACATCGCCGTGCCCGACCTGGCCGTCCAGCAGGCGTTCTACACGGGCCAGTGGGGGCTCACGGAAGTCGCCACGGACTCGGGATTGTCCTTCCTCGCCGCGGAAGGCTCGCCCGAGCAGTACGTCGTGCGCCTGCGCCAGTCCGCCGACAAGCGCATCGACCTCATCGCGTTCGGCGCCGCGACCCCGGCCGACGTCGACGCACTCGCCGTCCGGCTGGCGCGCGACGGCGTGACGCTCGTGTCGGAGCCGGGCACGCTGGCGACGCCCGGCGGCGGCTACGGGTTCCGGTTCTTCGACAACGAAGGCCGCACGGTCGAGATCTCCGCCGACGTCACCGAGCGGACCCACCGCAGGGTCGAGGAAGGCGAGTCGATCCCGGTGCGCCTGTCGCACGTGGTGGTCAACTCCGCCGATCCCGAGGGCACCGTCGCGTTCTACGAGCGCCACCTCGGGTTCGCGCTGTCGGACGTCCTCACCCACCCGCGCATGGGGAACATGATGTGGTTCCTGCGGTGCAACCCGTGGCACCACAGTTTCGCGGTCGCCCGCGGCCCGCACCCGTCCCTGCACCACGCGAGCTTCGAGCTGCGCGGGATCGACGAGTACATGCGCGGCACCGGACGGCTGCTGCGGGCGGGCGTCGAGAAGATCTGGGGGCCGGGCCGGCACAAGGCGGGCAACAACACCTTCTCCTACTTCCTAGACCCGCAGGGCAACACGGTCGAGTACACGACCGAACTCGAGCGCCTGGACGAGGACACCTGGCACCCCGGCCTGCACGACTTCAGCGATCCCGAGGTGTCCGACCAGTGGGGCACCGCCAACCGGATGGACGAGTTCGTCGCGCGGAAGTCGTTCAACGACCCGGACCAGGGCCTGTTCCTGGCCCCGCCCGTCTGA
- a CDS encoding muconolactone Delta-isomerase family protein: MEFLVRTENRLPADTPDVTRQRLREAERKRAGELRDAGVLKRLWRVPGRNATIGLYEAADPAALHDAIASLPMWRWLDVTVEALATHPQERQAGQMT, encoded by the coding sequence ATGGAGTTCCTGGTACGCACCGAAAACCGGCTGCCCGCCGACACTCCGGACGTCACCCGGCAGCGGCTGCGCGAGGCCGAACGCAAGCGCGCGGGAGAGCTGCGGGACGCCGGGGTGCTGAAACGGCTGTGGCGCGTGCCCGGCCGCAACGCCACCATCGGGCTGTACGAGGCGGCTGACCCGGCCGCGCTGCACGACGCCATCGCTTCGCTGCCGATGTGGCGGTGGCTGGACGTGACCGTCGAGGCGCTCGCCACCCACCCGCAGGAACGACAAGCGGGACAAATGACGTAG
- a CDS encoding FAD-dependent monooxygenase yields MTAVESVGIIGAGMAGLGVAILLAEAGVPVDVIETTAEVGALGSGVTLQGNALRVLRRLGVWDGVERAGYAFGSAGLRTPDGTLLAEMTDVRTGGPDLPATVGIYRPDLARLLVDRAVELGAKVRTGIRPVSLEQDDHGVDVECSDGIRARYDLVVGADGVRSWTRDALGVPLRTEPVGMGIWRAFARRPPSVTRTDLVYGGTAYIAGYCPTGEDTLYAYLVENAQDRGTLSPDERLATMRGLAEHYHGAWDDIRENLTDPSRVNYTWFEWHLLDGPWHRGRTVLIGDAAHCCPPTLAQGAAQALEDALVLAELLTTRDALDEDLWSAFTARRLDRARTVVEGSVQMCRWLLAGERGDLPGLLGRVNSLLKELP; encoded by the coding sequence GTGACCGCGGTGGAGTCCGTCGGGATCATCGGCGCCGGCATGGCCGGCCTCGGCGTCGCCATCCTCCTCGCCGAGGCCGGTGTGCCGGTGGACGTCATCGAGACCACGGCGGAGGTCGGTGCCCTCGGGTCGGGAGTCACCCTGCAGGGCAACGCTTTGCGCGTCCTGCGTCGCCTCGGCGTGTGGGACGGGGTGGAGCGGGCCGGGTACGCGTTCGGCTCGGCCGGCCTGCGCACGCCGGACGGCACCCTGCTGGCCGAGATGACCGACGTCCGGACCGGCGGACCGGATCTACCCGCCACGGTGGGGATCTACCGCCCCGACCTGGCGCGCCTGCTCGTCGATCGCGCGGTCGAGCTGGGGGCGAAGGTGCGGACCGGGATCCGGCCCGTCTCGCTCGAGCAGGACGACCACGGGGTGGACGTCGAATGCTCCGACGGCATCCGCGCTCGCTACGACCTCGTCGTGGGTGCCGACGGGGTGCGGTCGTGGACGCGTGACGCGCTCGGCGTTCCACTGAGGACCGAGCCGGTGGGCATGGGAATCTGGCGCGCGTTCGCGCGGCGGCCCCCGTCGGTGACCCGCACCGACCTCGTCTACGGCGGCACGGCCTACATCGCGGGGTACTGCCCGACCGGCGAGGACACGCTGTACGCCTACCTCGTCGAGAACGCCCAGGACCGCGGCACGCTCTCCCCCGACGAGCGGCTCGCCACCATGCGCGGGCTCGCCGAGCACTACCACGGCGCGTGGGACGACATCCGCGAGAACCTGACCGACCCGTCCCGGGTGAACTACACGTGGTTCGAGTGGCACCTCCTCGACGGGCCGTGGCACCGCGGCCGCACCGTGCTGATCGGCGACGCCGCCCACTGCTGCCCGCCGACGCTGGCCCAGGGGGCCGCTCAGGCGCTGGAGGACGCGCTGGTCCTGGCCGAGCTGCTCACCACCCGCGACGCACTGGACGAGGACCTGTGGTCGGCGTTCACCGCCCGCCGGCTCGACCGCGCGCGCACGGTGGTCGAGGGTTCGGTGCAGATGTGCCGCTGGCTGCTGGCCGGCGAGCGGGGCGACCTGCCCGGGCTGCTGGGCCGCGTCAATTCCCTCCTCAAGGAGCTGCCGTGA
- a CDS encoding amidohydrolase family protein translates to MNADLVIDVHAHCLVAEVEALVDGEPGLAELRALEARRHGAESMAVSGQMVRAALPALTTVGQRLADMAAAGVDVQVVSPSPSHYHYWARPDLATAVCRAANRGVAAVVGEAPDRLAGLGLVPLQHPDLCVAALDDALGLGLKGVEISSFAPGVELSDARLDPFWARAAETAAVVFLHPFGCSLDERLDRFYLANTVGQPVENAVALSHLIFSGVLDRHPDLRVVAAHGGGYLPTYLGRSDHAWQVRSEARQCAEAPSAYLRRLWFDSLVHTPQALRALVAAVGADRVVLGSDHPFDMGVPDPVARLDAAGLGAADRAAIAGGTARKLGLVPGKES, encoded by the coding sequence GTGAACGCGGACCTCGTGATCGACGTGCACGCCCACTGCCTCGTCGCCGAGGTGGAGGCGCTGGTCGACGGCGAGCCGGGGCTCGCCGAGCTCCGCGCCCTCGAAGCACGACGCCACGGCGCGGAGTCGATGGCCGTGTCGGGGCAGATGGTCCGGGCGGCCCTGCCCGCGCTGACGACCGTGGGTCAGCGTCTCGCCGACATGGCCGCGGCGGGCGTGGACGTGCAGGTCGTTTCGCCGTCCCCGTCGCACTACCACTACTGGGCCCGCCCCGATCTCGCGACCGCCGTGTGCCGGGCGGCGAACCGCGGCGTGGCGGCCGTCGTCGGCGAGGCTCCCGACCGGCTGGCGGGGTTGGGGCTGGTTCCCTTGCAGCACCCCGATCTGTGCGTCGCCGCGCTCGACGACGCCCTCGGTCTCGGCCTCAAGGGCGTCGAGATCTCCTCCTTCGCCCCCGGCGTCGAGCTGTCGGACGCCCGGCTCGACCCGTTCTGGGCGCGGGCCGCCGAGACGGCCGCCGTGGTGTTCCTGCACCCCTTCGGCTGCTCGCTCGACGAGCGGCTCGACCGGTTCTACCTCGCCAACACGGTCGGGCAACCGGTCGAGAACGCCGTCGCCCTCTCGCACCTGATCTTCTCGGGAGTCCTGGACCGCCACCCGGACCTGCGGGTGGTCGCGGCGCACGGCGGCGGCTACCTGCCCACCTACCTCGGCCGGTCCGACCACGCCTGGCAGGTGCGCAGTGAGGCCCGGCAGTGCGCCGAGGCGCCTTCGGCGTACCTGCGCCGGCTCTGGTTCGACTCGCTCGTCCACACCCCGCAGGCGCTGCGCGCGCTGGTCGCCGCCGTCGGCGCCGACCGGGTCGTGCTCGGCTCGGACCACCCGTTCGACATGGGCGTGCCCGATCCGGTCGCCCGCCTCGACGCCGCCGGGCTCGGCGCGGCCGACCGCGCCGCGATCGCCGGGGGCACCGCGCGGAAGCTGGGGCTGGTCCCCGGAAAGGAATCCTGA
- a CDS encoding GAF domain-containing sensor histidine kinase, producing the protein MDQRRDQRASTSARGAPPDASEVLAELRRQQRRLTAIARAASSVAGSYSLPVTLEAVAQEIVRTAGIAAVQIMAVDDPAADLRILGMAGFGEAPDFVARLSACRKRGAHVRFLDAFLSGEPVVDPHRKPLIMADPAWEPLKEIMDRPDWDAFVSMPMAVRGRTVGVVNAYYRPGEDPGPGSLAFLEAMADQAAVAIDMAELLAQTRTRAQSDERHRLARDLHDSVVQQLFSMRMQAEALTRRLDGLDTGDEGVRRTAGELAALSAGALADLRQLVFELRPLELAEHGLLGAIRAHAASLRARTGLEIEVRATDDLRIGGGLAFQEDLYRITSEALHNVVKHANATSVEVRIAEQEFELVIQVLDDGAMDGNAGDGERLGLLSMRERTERWGGRFEAGPAGSRGWAVRVAVPLDRLDGGRLR; encoded by the coding sequence GTGGACCAACGGCGGGACCAGCGCGCGAGCACCTCGGCACGGGGTGCTCCGCCGGACGCGTCGGAGGTGCTGGCCGAGCTCCGCCGCCAGCAGCGGCGGCTGACCGCGATCGCCAGGGCCGCCTCCAGTGTGGCGGGGTCGTACTCGCTGCCCGTGACGCTGGAGGCGGTCGCCCAGGAGATCGTCCGGACCGCGGGCATCGCGGCCGTGCAGATCATGGCCGTCGACGATCCCGCCGCCGACCTGCGGATCCTGGGCATGGCCGGCTTCGGTGAGGCACCGGATTTCGTGGCCCGGCTCTCCGCCTGCCGCAAGCGGGGCGCGCACGTCCGCTTCCTCGACGCCTTCCTGTCCGGCGAGCCGGTCGTCGATCCGCACCGCAAGCCGCTGATCATGGCCGATCCTGCGTGGGAGCCGCTCAAGGAGATCATGGACCGGCCGGACTGGGACGCGTTCGTGTCGATGCCGATGGCGGTGCGCGGCCGGACGGTCGGCGTGGTCAACGCCTACTACCGCCCGGGCGAGGACCCCGGCCCCGGCTCGCTCGCCTTCCTCGAAGCGATGGCCGACCAGGCCGCGGTCGCCATCGACATGGCCGAGCTGCTCGCCCAGACCCGCACCCGGGCCCAGTCCGACGAGCGCCACCGGCTGGCTCGCGACCTGCACGATTCCGTGGTGCAGCAACTGTTTTCGATGCGCATGCAGGCCGAGGCGCTGACCCGGCGGCTCGACGGCCTGGACACCGGTGACGAGGGCGTCCGGCGGACCGCGGGGGAGCTGGCGGCGCTGAGCGCCGGCGCGCTGGCCGACCTGCGGCAGCTGGTGTTCGAGCTGCGCCCGCTCGAACTCGCCGAGCACGGCCTCCTCGGCGCGATCCGCGCGCACGCCGCGAGCCTGCGGGCGAGGACCGGCCTCGAGATCGAGGTGCGGGCGACCGACGACCTGCGGATCGGCGGCGGGCTGGCCTTCCAGGAGGACCTCTACCGGATCACTTCGGAGGCCCTGCACAACGTCGTCAAGCACGCCAACGCCACCTCGGTGGAGGTGCGCATCGCCGAGCAGGAGTTCGAGCTCGTCATCCAGGTGCTCGACGACGGCGCCATGGACGGCAACGCCGGGGACGGCGAGCGGCTCGGGCTGCTGTCCATGCGGGAGCGCACCGAGCGCTGGGGCGGGCGGTTCGAGGCCGGCCCGGCCGGGAGCCGTGGCTGGGCCGTCCGGGTCGCGGTGCCGCTGGACCGGCTTGACGGGGGACGGCTGCGATGA
- a CDS encoding LysR substrate-binding domain-containing protein has protein sequence MQLSNLDLNLLVSLDVLLEERSVTRAAARLGLSQPALSGALARLRRHFDDPLLIRSGNTSELSPLAQALRLRTSHALNEVERVFASEAVFTPAASRRTFTVQASDYAMAVLGPRIARVLADQAPGVMLRFETHSSTATDSPADLLRGVDGMILPRGFVFDLPAIDLFTDEWVCVADQDNDAVGEALTMTDIAEMPWVLTYHGSARFLGAVRQLEQLGIEPRVEAVVESFLALPFYIAGTRRLGLVQRHLADLLAPGNRLRVLACPWDVVPVVETLWWHPLHTRDPGHAWLRSVITETARRL, from the coding sequence GTGCAGCTGTCGAACCTGGATCTGAACCTCTTGGTTTCGCTGGACGTCCTGCTGGAGGAACGGTCCGTGACACGCGCCGCGGCGCGCTTGGGCTTGTCCCAGCCCGCGCTCTCGGGCGCGCTCGCCCGGCTGCGACGGCACTTCGACGATCCCCTGCTCATCCGTTCGGGCAACACGTCCGAGCTGAGCCCGCTCGCCCAGGCGCTGCGGCTTCGCACGTCACACGCGCTAAACGAGGTCGAGCGCGTGTTCGCCAGCGAGGCCGTGTTCACCCCCGCGGCCTCACGGCGCACCTTCACCGTGCAGGCCTCGGACTACGCCATGGCCGTGCTCGGTCCGCGGATCGCGCGGGTGCTGGCGGACCAGGCGCCGGGGGTCATGCTGCGGTTCGAGACCCATTCGAGCACCGCGACGGACAGCCCGGCCGACCTGCTGCGCGGGGTGGACGGCATGATCCTGCCGCGCGGCTTCGTGTTCGACCTCCCCGCCATCGACCTGTTCACCGACGAATGGGTGTGCGTGGCGGACCAGGACAACGACGCCGTCGGCGAGGCGCTGACCATGACGGACATCGCCGAGATGCCCTGGGTGCTCACCTACCACGGATCGGCCCGTTTTCTCGGCGCTGTGCGGCAGCTGGAGCAGCTGGGGATCGAGCCCAGGGTCGAGGCGGTCGTCGAGAGCTTCCTCGCCCTGCCGTTCTACATCGCCGGCACCCGCCGGCTCGGGCTCGTCCAGCGCCACCTGGCGGACCTGCTGGCTCCCGGCAACCGGCTCCGGGTGCTCGCCTGTCCCTGGGACGTCGTGCCGGTGGTGGAAACGCTGTGGTGGCACCCGCTGCACACCCGCGACCCGGGTCACGCGTGGCTGCGGTCGGTCATCACCGAGACGGCCCGGCGCCTCTGA
- a CDS encoding MFS transporter, whose translation MADQSPPQSSAPRPSGPSILAASLVGTSIEWYDYYIFGTAAALAFGTVFFSAASPVAGTLAAFATFAVGFAARPLGAAIIGHFGDRIGRKSMLVLTLLLTGGATTLIGVLPTYAAIGVGAPLLLVLLRIIQGFGVGGEWGGAVLIATEHASAGRRALYGSFAQFGVPIGVLTSNLAFLAVSGLSNEDFLAYGWRIPFLISVVLVVVGLLVRTRLRDAPEFARVKESREVTKVPFAELVRTEPKALVLAGLAAIAPPAIGYTVIVYLLSYGTKVVGYTRPTLLTLILVSTALWIAAIAASAVLSDRYGAKRVYVWGAVTTVVWPVPMFALVDTGNVGLALVAVLVAAVVQGLMAGAQGGLYTELFPVRVRYSGISIAYTVGGVIGGAVTPLVATALQAAGGSIVVALYLTALCLAGLVAAIMLPARGPGRAGAGAPEPSAAEAAP comes from the coding sequence ATGGCCGATCAGTCACCACCGCAGTCATCCGCCCCCCGCCCGTCCGGACCGAGCATCCTGGCCGCGAGTCTCGTCGGCACGTCGATCGAGTGGTACGACTACTACATCTTCGGCACGGCCGCCGCGCTGGCGTTCGGCACGGTCTTCTTCTCCGCGGCGTCGCCGGTCGCGGGCACGCTCGCCGCGTTCGCCACCTTCGCCGTCGGGTTCGCCGCGCGCCCGCTCGGCGCCGCGATCATCGGGCACTTCGGCGACCGGATCGGGCGCAAGTCGATGCTCGTGCTCACCCTGCTGCTGACCGGGGGCGCGACGACCCTGATCGGCGTGCTGCCCACGTATGCCGCGATCGGCGTCGGCGCGCCATTGCTGTTGGTGCTGCTGCGGATCATCCAAGGTTTCGGGGTGGGCGGCGAGTGGGGTGGGGCGGTTCTCATCGCCACCGAACACGCCTCCGCCGGCCGCCGGGCCCTCTACGGCAGTTTCGCGCAGTTCGGCGTGCCGATCGGGGTGCTCACCTCCAATCTGGCCTTCCTCGCCGTCTCCGGACTGTCCAATGAGGACTTCCTGGCCTACGGCTGGCGGATCCCCTTCTTGATCAGCGTCGTGCTGGTCGTCGTCGGCCTGCTGGTGCGCACGCGGCTGCGGGACGCGCCGGAGTTCGCGCGGGTCAAGGAGAGCCGGGAGGTGACGAAGGTGCCGTTCGCCGAGCTGGTCCGGACCGAGCCGAAGGCACTGGTCCTGGCCGGCCTCGCGGCGATCGCCCCGCCCGCGATCGGCTACACGGTGATCGTCTACCTGCTGTCCTACGGCACGAAGGTCGTCGGCTACACCCGGCCGACCCTGCTCACGCTGATCCTCGTCTCGACCGCGCTGTGGATCGCCGCCATCGCGGCCTCGGCCGTCCTGAGCGACCGGTACGGCGCCAAGCGGGTCTACGTCTGGGGCGCGGTGACGACGGTGGTCTGGCCGGTGCCGATGTTCGCGCTGGTCGACACCGGGAACGTCGGCCTGGCGCTGGTCGCGGTGCTCGTCGCCGCGGTCGTGCAGGGCCTGATGGCCGGGGCGCAGGGCGGGTTGTACACCGAACTGTTCCCCGTGCGGGTGCGTTACAGCGGCATCTCGATCGCCTACACGGTGGGCGGCGTGATCGGCGGCGCGGTCACCCCGCTCGTCGCGACCGCGCTGCAGGCGGCGGGCGGATCGATCGTCGTCGCGCTCTACCTCACCGCGCTGTGCCTGGCCGGCCTCGTCGCCGCGATCATGCTGCCGGCCAGGGGACCGGGGCGGGCCGGGGCCGGCGCGCCCGAACCGTCCGCCGCCGAAGCGGCACCTTGA
- a CDS encoding fumarylacetoacetate hydrolase family protein, translating into MVAPFALTTVTDGTAERPALVVDLDGEPAWRDLSDLGPSVHALLQDWDAVLRKLHTLTGQATRPLARAQVRPPLVPGQVLQAGANYRTHVVELAVKHAPGDRPEAEVRAEAVAAMERRTADSEPYLFIGLPSAITGPYDDVVLPAYSEQHDWELELAVVIGREAFRVDRAHALDHVAGYTIANDLTTRDLVFRRDMPAIGSDWFRAKNAPGFTPLGPYLVPAEFVPAHPRIRLELNGEVMQDESTKDMICDVAAIIAAASRTIPLRPGDLLLTGSPAGNGIAHGRLLRAGDVMTGTITGLGGQRTRVVAP; encoded by the coding sequence GTGGTTGCCCCCTTCGCTCTCACCACCGTCACCGACGGCACCGCGGAGCGTCCCGCGCTGGTCGTCGACCTCGACGGGGAACCCGCCTGGCGTGACCTCTCCGATCTCGGGCCGTCCGTGCACGCGCTGCTGCAGGACTGGGATGCGGTGCTGCGGAAGCTGCACACGCTGACCGGCCAGGCCACCCGCCCGCTGGCGCGAGCACAGGTCCGGCCTCCGCTCGTGCCGGGTCAGGTTCTGCAGGCCGGCGCGAACTACCGCACGCACGTCGTCGAGCTCGCGGTCAAGCACGCCCCCGGCGACCGGCCTGAAGCCGAGGTGCGGGCCGAGGCCGTCGCGGCGATGGAGCGCCGCACCGCCGACAGCGAGCCGTACCTGTTCATCGGGCTGCCTTCGGCCATCACCGGCCCCTACGACGACGTCGTGCTGCCCGCCTACTCGGAGCAACACGACTGGGAGCTCGAGCTGGCCGTCGTGATCGGCCGGGAGGCATTCCGCGTGGATCGCGCCCACGCACTCGACCACGTCGCCGGCTACACGATCGCCAACGACCTGACCACGCGCGACCTGGTGTTCCGCCGGGACATGCCGGCGATCGGCTCCGACTGGTTCCGCGCGAAGAACGCCCCCGGCTTCACCCCGCTCGGCCCCTACCTGGTGCCCGCGGAGTTCGTGCCGGCGCATCCGCGGATCCGCCTCGAGCTCAACGGAGAGGTCATGCAGGACGAGTCCACAAAGGACATGATCTGCGACGTCGCCGCGATCATCGCCGCCGCGTCGCGGACGATCCCGCTGCGACCCGGCGACCTGCTGCTCACCGGCAGCCCGGCCGGCAACGGCATCGCCCACGGCCGGCTGCTGCGCGCGGGCGACGTCATGACCGGGACGATCACCGGGCTGGGTGGCCAGCGCACGCGGGTGGTCGCGCCGTGA